In Arachis hypogaea cultivar Tifrunner chromosome 7, arahy.Tifrunner.gnm2.J5K5, whole genome shotgun sequence, the genomic window TATATTCATTTAAAACAATATCTTAAATTATTAGTTCCTAATAATTTCTGTTTAGATCaaaattctctaaaataaaaaattaatctgtcactcttaaattaagataatataatttatatcagtccttattaaaaaaattaatctataAATTATTATAACTTAAACTTTCAAAACAAATGATTGCATCATGCATTCATTGATTTAAAGTCTTTAATCTTAAATCCTGAATTATTATACGTTAtattttgttgcaaaattttTGCAACTCTGCGGTTACAATTTAAAACCATTGACCTATCCAACAATGAGAGGGCATCTTTTATAATTTTCTGAATATAAACGATAATTTAATTTTAGGGAGCCACTCGGATAAAGACGtctaaaacatctttttttaaagatatttttcaataattaaaatttaacatatataatcgattaaatcatgttatttttgtcaaaattaggctaaacaaattgatttaaccgaaaaaatggtgaattaaatcttgaactggtctaaattaatattattttttccataaaaaaatgactataatactcttattatagagaatgattaaaatactcttattatatatatatatatatatatatatatatatatatataaattttaaaaattctaaatcctaaccctaggactaaaatttaggattatcaaaattaatatatataatagaagtattttagtcattttttataatagagtattgtagtcattttctataaaaaaaataatattaatttagactatttcaatatttgattcaccatttttcggtcaaatcaatttgtctagcctaattttgacaaaaataatacgatttaatcgattatatgtgttaaattttaattattaaaaaaatatctttataaaaagacgTTTTCAGCATTTTTATCTGAGTGACTCTCTTAATTTTATGTTGCAAATAGCCTTGCCCAAGAATAATATGGATCTATTTAAGATAATAAATAACACTAAATAACGTGTGGTTAGCTCATGAATCTGCTTAAGCGCAAGTTTGAATTTTTTCTCGTGTATGTAACAACCTTTTAATCAGCGtcaaatctttaaataaaatttagtaatacAATAGATTAGTCTTTGACTTGTCGAGTTGAAAAAATACTGTgaaaaataagtaataattataataatgtatttattatatttaatattatatctttatttcggtataaattaatgaatataaacaaaaagaaaaaagaaaaaattattattacttaTGATTTTCAAATTATAGCCTCCAAACgttttttaagattaaaaaaaaaaacaatgaaaagtACTAACCTAGTTATACGCTTCCTTCACCCAAGTAAACGTTTTGGGAAAGAACTAGAATGGAGAACAATAATGAGGTTTCAAAGGCAACAATGATGGAGCAAGAAATAATGAGAGGGCGTGACATGGCAAACCAGTTACTTCAAGTTGTTGTTGATAGtagaaatgaagaagaaattgaaaggtCAACGGTGATGCCTTTTGCTGAAGATGCTGTGCGCAAAGTTCTCAGATCATTCACAAACACACTCCTGCTATTGAACAATGAAGACACAAAAGAAAGTAGttgcaacagcaacaacaacaagaagaatagttccagcaataaaagtcaaaaagGGTACCACAAGAGAAAGTAAGAATCATATATTCATACATGATACTTTTCTAGATctagctagctagctagctaTATGATTATTCTGTGTGTTTTAATTTGTGGGTTTGATTATATCGATGTTAGGAACACATTTTAAGTCAAATCTTGTGTAGGGAATAGAGATAGACACTTAGTCACTGAAGATTTCTAATTAATCCTCCACTGAAAAGCAAGTCTAGAGTCTACTATATATTCATTCTATCTATCTGGTCAGTAATTAAGGATCCAATCATCCTAAATTACAGTCCGAATTTCATTTTCTAGGTTAAACTAGAGACCAATTTGTCCCTTTCATGAAAATTGATTATTTCCTGCCTCTAAGTCTCCATTATTGTTACCAAAAACTCCATTTCTAGAAGAGaagtttcttcttttcttttttcttttttttttcttttttctaaaggCAATTTTAGTGATCTAATTGTTATAAATTAGttctgaaaaaaaatttaaacctaTAAAAAACTTAcgtgaattattatatattttacatattctttcgtgtaatttttttttagatttatgtaaattttacatgaattttttttatttattttatattattccttataaaaatttaaatggaTAAAATTAAGAAAGACACCTGAGTAATTATATGCCTGTCAAATAAAATGATGGTGGTCTAACAACTACCTTTTAGCTATAGAACTACCACCATTTTAGACTGATCTCATTTACGACTATCATAACAATCATTACTGTTATATGTAGCAGcaataataattgaaaattacTGCAACATATTCGTGATATATCAGTGATATCAAATGCTACTGATGATATAACTGGATGTTAATAACAGTAAATCATGATTGTCACCAAACTAGTTGCAAAGATAAAATATTATGTATCAACAATATCATAGTTTTTATGTTGCATGTATATGTATTTATTACAGCAATACCCTACATATGTTGCAGAAAGGGATTAATGCTTTTGCAGAGTTAAGTCCATTTTGCTCTCTGCAATTGGCGAGTTGtactgattttaattttttaccttttaattgttataatttggttttctaaatttaaaaaaatgtattaacGTAGTCTTTCGTGTATCTCCGTCACCCGAATTCAACGCCGTTAGTAACGTGACTCAAGTCTTGCCACGCTAGACATTAAAACGACATCATATATGTTTTGGCTCTAAAAAAGTATTAAACCATGTCATTTGAGGGTTTGAACTTTGAACAATACTAAAAAGAGAGGAGTAACGTTTTAGTATTGTTTAAACCttcaaacgacgtcgtttagtgCCTTCTTTAATGCCAAAACGTGTATGACTTTATTTTAATATCCAGCGTGGCAAGATTTGAGTCACGTCACTAATAGCGTTGAACTCTAATGATAGAAGATACATAAAGAACTACATTGATACACTTTTTTAatctagaaaatcaaattgtagCAACGAAAAATCAAAAACTAAATCAGTATAACTCGCTAATTCACCAATCTCAAAGATCGAAATAGGCTTAATTGCTAGCAATATATATACCTATTATTGGCATAATTTAACCTTAATAACAAGTTAGGATGTCACTTATTAAGAATAAATGTTATATTTCATTTGAAAATTTGCAATTTCTTATATTATGGTTTCGGATTAATTCATTGTTGGGTTAAATTTATCATCACTATTGTTGATTCCAAGTTCTCCGTTTCAGATATTTCAGTCCCACAGACACTAAACGGGAACCAATTATTGTACACCAATTGTAATATTGTTATttgggttttggttttggttttgaaattgaaAGTACATATAACTATAAAAGAAATTAAGGGTTTTCTAATTAACAATTAATTGGAATTTTTGTCAAGTGAAGATCAGTTGCACCAAGCTGGCAGAGTGACAGCTCAATTCTGTGTGAGGATGGCCATGCATGGAGAAAGTACGGACAGAAGAAGACCATCAATTCCAATTACCTCaggtattctttcttttttttaaaaaaaaatgaagaatccaattttaaattttgataatatatctaaaaattatttatctcaaaattttaaatggatagaaaataaaaataaattattatacctttaataattttatataattatattatgaataatattatatgattaaaaaaagatattttatactaaaattttaattttaatttttaaattttatataataatataaaagtaaaatattaatataaaatattaactaatattataaaaagtattgaatttttttaaggttttaaactaataaattattcaaCCACATGATTTTTAATTACAATTGTATTCGTTGCATTAAGTATGTTTTGCGTCATTTGCGATTCAATAGTTACTATATTCAATATATTCATTacccacaaaaaaaaaagttactatATAGTCTTATACAGTAGAAAGCTAATTAAAAAAATGGGCCAATTTCAGTTAATAACTATTGAGCTACAAGCGTGTTCCCTcagaactttttctttttaatattgtattactAGAGGTGAAATTCTTCATTATGAACCAAACTGTGTGTTAAACACAACTATGGCCATttacaaaacgtcagtgacgttttgtatttttttaatcaaaataatattttttttaacaaaacgtCAGCGACGTTTTGTTCTTTCAtgatcaaaaaattttttttattacaaaacgtcagtgacgttttgtatttttttaattaaaataatattttttt contains:
- the LOC140174255 gene encoding probable WRKY transcription factor 62; its protein translation is MENNNEVSKATMMEQEIMRGRDMANQLLQVVVDSRNEEEIERSTVMPFAEDAVRKVLRSFTNTLLLLNNEDTKESSCNSNNNKKNSSSNKSQKGYHKRKSVAPSWQSDSSILCEDGHAWRKYGQKKTINSNYLRSYYKCSYKNEKDCKAIKHVQRIQEDPPLYRTTYYGHHTCKCSLITYPHTRLEPASSFESSMLLSFSSDHNTNNTLPIITKQEAQPFPSSSTKQEPMEVVASNDRIDHNQSSSSNDYDLLSDYELYFNY